The Halomonas sp. 7T genome contains a region encoding:
- a CDS encoding ABC transporter ATP-binding protein, which produces MKTNAHIEKKPLLEIRELGKAYRRYRNELMRVASWFSTVHAEEETWILRDINFDVAQGEAVGIVGQNGAGKSTLLKMITGTLRPTEGYIRTHGRVAAILELGMGFNGELTGRQNVIHSAGLMGFTHAQISQAMGDIEAFAEIGDYFDKPMRVYSSGMQMRVAFSVATAFRPEILIVDEALSVGDAYFQHKSFDRIREFQRQGTSLLIVSHDKAAIQSLCDRAILLEQGRVLQDGLPQDIMDYYNAIIAQKENAKVEITPLESGQIQTRSGTGEASINQVSLHTANGNSLEVVDVGQEVELRIDVAIHADLPELVIGYKLKDRVGQDVFGTNTWHTHQIERTLIAGETLTYRMRFNANLGPGSYSVSLSIHSGDTHLTRNYQWIDHALVFQMVNMEKDFFLGSSWVMPTIECERQAATRSASNESV; this is translated from the coding sequence ATGAAGACAAACGCTCACATCGAAAAAAAGCCCCTGCTAGAAATACGTGAATTAGGCAAAGCTTACCGCCGATACCGCAACGAACTCATGCGCGTTGCCAGCTGGTTTAGCACAGTGCATGCCGAAGAAGAGACCTGGATACTTCGCGATATCAATTTCGATGTTGCCCAGGGCGAAGCGGTAGGGATCGTAGGACAGAACGGCGCAGGCAAAAGCACACTGCTGAAAATGATTACTGGTACCTTGCGGCCCACCGAAGGATATATTCGCACCCACGGCCGTGTAGCCGCCATTTTGGAACTCGGTATGGGGTTCAATGGTGAGCTTACCGGCCGCCAAAATGTCATCCACTCAGCTGGACTAATGGGCTTTACCCACGCTCAAATTAGCCAAGCGATGGGTGATATTGAAGCCTTTGCTGAAATAGGTGACTACTTCGACAAACCCATGCGTGTCTACTCCAGCGGCATGCAGATGCGCGTCGCGTTTTCGGTAGCCACAGCGTTTCGTCCAGAAATTCTGATTGTCGATGAAGCTCTTTCAGTGGGCGATGCCTACTTTCAGCACAAAAGCTTTGACCGCATTCGCGAATTTCAGCGCCAGGGAACCTCGCTGCTGATTGTTTCCCATGACAAAGCAGCAATACAGAGCCTTTGTGACCGCGCTATTCTGCTAGAGCAGGGAAGAGTGCTGCAAGATGGCCTGCCTCAAGACATCATGGACTACTACAACGCCATTATCGCCCAAAAAGAGAATGCCAAAGTAGAGATTACCCCGTTAGAAAGCGGTCAAATACAAACGCGTTCCGGCACGGGCGAGGCCAGTATTAACCAAGTGAGCTTACACACGGCTAACGGTAACTCGCTCGAAGTTGTTGATGTAGGCCAGGAAGTAGAGCTGCGCATAGATGTAGCCATTCATGCCGACCTACCCGAATTGGTGATTGGCTACAAACTCAAGGATCGAGTCGGCCAAGACGTTTTTGGAACCAATACCTGGCACACCCACCAAATAGAGCGCACGCTAATCGCAGGCGAAACGCTTACTTATCGGATGCGGTTTAATGCCAATCTAGGCCCAGGCAGCTACTCGGTATCGCTTTCAATACACAGTGGCGATACCCACCTAACCCGTAACTACCAATGGATAGATCACGCCCTGGTCTTCCAAATGGTTAATATGGAAAAAGACTTCTTTTTAGGCAGTAGCTGGGTCATGCCCACCATCGAATGCGAACGCCAAGCCGCAACACGCTCAGCATCTAACGAGTCAGTGTAA
- a CDS encoding glycosyltransferase — MDFYTRFTNHFRGDKNAIKERLKVYVPLLAPIMARYPDAQVVDLGSGRGEWLELMQENGWPAKGIDTNESMAQECNESGLYVEVNDAITALQHTESNSLAAVTGFHIAEHIPFDGLVTLIQEIHRALLPGGVLILETPNPENLTVGLWSFHLDPTHIKPLPPPLLHFVATDTGYGKAHILRLNGPKPPEDGAPVRHYLDWVVSAHPDYALIAHKKTDETSGPWFEYLEQLTQAQQGSLETLAAQIEAQTEQLTQLQQQHSQYEQMLHTLRQEKQLLEQHNGHLEHHLNSVLASRSWRITLPLRYVMGWQRQSAQESGKVLSRLAQIPWLKRLALKVLNRFPSLKVRILRHMAASDGLFSRAGQFREEDFQNLEAEITAAVRLEAAALRDTPLAKPLTAPQGVRLQGHINGSYSLAAVNRHLLSRLHTSSHVPILCLAPHEGTPEAHVRSTPGGEQEVAQLNALTDASAWQTLAQEQRVALYHHYPLIEPDPTHGLPIALFFWEESWVPSEMVSTLNQHYAGVIVTAWFVKKVLMDSGCTLPIHVIALPLVANPHAQKSSAADLSRVAEKHSVSLLHVSSAFPRKGVDVLLQAFETLAANDPAITLTLKTFPNPHNQVDAWAEQYVSEKHRERLHIIMEDYNAQQMAELYQAADVVVLPTRGEGLNMPAIEAGEFSRALVVTGYGAHTDFTPSKHSGWVNYCFDHAQSHFSAGQAVWVEPSVNSVVEQVQQQVQLLRQGGERATRAANELHNAMQARFFAPSAVNSVLSALGRLQAVAHSPVPTLAISLYTSWDEPCGIAQYSAHLVEALQAKDPALAVTIHAPQLANNSTNNSTNNSNSAPQGKLSQHRWQRGQSPTLTEATGNVVWLQHHFAFYELDRALQSEVQHSRRQGKRVYITLHTTRPVIDFDTQRRRTVAATLAAFDRVFVHTLDDLNYLKRIGLTDNVTQLPQGVDTCQTPPATSSRPAPIIGSFGFLLPHKGVNTLIEAFAALRKQQALPEDAKLRLVTSVRDEPSSQEELARCQRTAKRLGVDSHIEWLTEFLPLEDAQRYLSECNVVVLPYQYTQESSSAAVRTAVAACPHILTTPAPIFDEVKEVVWQTQGFDSPHIAAGITHVLNATPAQRERYYQAREQWLHQRSWPTLATRYHGLLSAALVDHVLHKADTIQVDT, encoded by the coding sequence ATGGATTTTTATACCCGTTTTACCAATCACTTTCGCGGCGACAAAAACGCCATTAAAGAGCGCCTTAAGGTGTACGTGCCGCTGCTAGCCCCCATTATGGCGCGCTACCCAGACGCACAGGTGGTCGACTTAGGGTCAGGCCGCGGTGAATGGCTAGAGCTAATGCAGGAAAACGGCTGGCCCGCCAAAGGCATTGATACCAACGAAAGCATGGCCCAAGAGTGCAACGAAAGCGGCCTATACGTTGAAGTGAACGACGCCATTACCGCGTTGCAACACACAGAAAGCAATAGCCTTGCCGCCGTCACCGGCTTTCATATTGCCGAGCATATCCCCTTTGATGGCCTGGTAACGCTAATTCAAGAAATACACCGAGCGCTACTGCCCGGTGGCGTCCTGATTCTAGAAACACCCAACCCTGAAAACCTCACCGTTGGGCTGTGGAGTTTTCACCTAGACCCCACCCATATTAAGCCGCTGCCGCCGCCGCTGTTACACTTTGTGGCAACAGACACCGGCTACGGCAAAGCCCACATTTTACGCTTAAACGGCCCCAAACCGCCGGAAGATGGCGCACCGGTGCGTCACTACTTAGACTGGGTAGTATCCGCTCACCCAGATTATGCACTGATAGCCCACAAAAAAACCGATGAAACCAGCGGCCCCTGGTTTGAGTACCTGGAGCAGCTTACCCAAGCGCAGCAAGGCAGCTTGGAAACGTTGGCAGCCCAAATAGAAGCGCAAACCGAGCAGCTCACCCAGCTCCAACAGCAGCACAGTCAATATGAGCAAATGCTCCACACGTTACGGCAAGAAAAACAGCTGTTAGAACAACATAATGGCCACCTAGAGCACCACCTAAACAGCGTGCTGGCAAGTCGCTCATGGCGGATAACGCTTCCACTGCGCTATGTGATGGGCTGGCAGCGTCAATCAGCACAAGAGAGTGGTAAAGTGCTGAGCCGTTTGGCGCAAATTCCCTGGTTAAAACGGCTGGCGCTGAAAGTGCTCAACCGTTTTCCTAGTCTAAAAGTGCGGATTCTTAGGCACATGGCGGCAAGTGATGGACTGTTTAGCCGGGCAGGGCAGTTCCGCGAAGAAGATTTTCAAAACCTTGAGGCAGAAATTACCGCTGCCGTGCGCCTGGAAGCTGCAGCACTCAGAGATACACCGCTTGCCAAACCGTTAACAGCGCCTCAAGGGGTGCGCCTGCAAGGTCATATTAATGGCAGCTACAGCCTAGCCGCTGTTAATCGCCATTTGCTTAGCCGCTTACACACCAGCTCGCACGTCCCAATACTCTGTTTAGCCCCCCATGAAGGCACTCCAGAAGCACATGTGCGCAGCACCCCAGGTGGCGAGCAAGAAGTTGCCCAGTTAAATGCATTAACCGATGCTAGCGCATGGCAAACGCTCGCCCAAGAGCAGCGGGTTGCGCTCTATCACCACTACCCGCTCATCGAGCCGGACCCCACCCACGGCTTGCCCATCGCGCTGTTTTTCTGGGAAGAGTCCTGGGTGCCCAGCGAGATGGTTAGCACCCTCAACCAGCACTATGCCGGGGTAATCGTCACTGCGTGGTTTGTAAAAAAAGTGCTGATGGATAGCGGCTGCACCCTGCCCATTCACGTAATAGCGTTACCGCTGGTCGCCAACCCGCACGCACAAAAGAGCAGCGCCGCTGACCTTTCGCGGGTAGCGGAAAAGCACAGCGTGAGCCTGCTGCATGTCTCGTCTGCCTTCCCCCGGAAAGGGGTAGATGTATTGCTGCAAGCGTTTGAAACGCTGGCAGCGAACGACCCAGCCATCACGCTTACGCTTAAAACGTTCCCCAATCCGCACAACCAAGTGGACGCTTGGGCCGAACAATACGTAAGCGAAAAGCACCGGGAACGTTTGCACATCATTATGGAGGATTATAACGCCCAGCAAATGGCCGAACTTTACCAAGCGGCCGATGTGGTCGTCCTACCCACTCGGGGCGAAGGGCTAAACATGCCCGCCATTGAAGCGGGAGAATTCAGCCGTGCATTAGTGGTAACCGGTTATGGCGCCCACACTGATTTTACCCCGTCAAAGCATTCGGGCTGGGTAAACTACTGCTTCGACCACGCTCAGTCTCACTTCAGCGCCGGCCAAGCAGTATGGGTAGAACCCAGCGTGAACAGCGTAGTAGAGCAAGTGCAGCAACAGGTGCAGTTGTTACGCCAGGGCGGCGAGCGCGCAACCCGTGCCGCTAACGAGTTGCACAATGCCATGCAGGCGCGCTTCTTCGCCCCTAGCGCAGTAAATTCGGTGCTTAGCGCGCTAGGCCGTCTACAAGCGGTTGCTCACTCGCCGGTGCCCACACTGGCTATTAGTCTATACACAAGCTGGGATGAGCCATGCGGTATTGCCCAATACAGCGCTCACTTAGTCGAGGCGCTACAAGCGAAAGACCCTGCGCTCGCGGTCACTATTCATGCGCCGCAGCTAGCCAATAACAGTACCAATAACAGTACTAATAACAGTAATAGCGCCCCCCAAGGCAAGCTCAGCCAGCACCGCTGGCAGCGTGGCCAAAGCCCCACGTTGACAGAAGCCACTGGCAACGTTGTATGGCTACAGCACCACTTTGCCTTCTACGAGCTAGACCGAGCTTTGCAAAGCGAAGTACAGCATAGCCGACGCCAAGGTAAGCGGGTGTACATCACCCTGCACACCACGCGCCCCGTGATCGACTTTGATACACAACGTCGTCGCACGGTAGCGGCTACCCTCGCCGCGTTTGACCGAGTGTTCGTGCACACCCTCGACGACCTCAACTACCTAAAGCGTATTGGCCTAACGGATAACGTTACTCAGCTCCCACAAGGCGTCGATACGTGTCAAACCCCACCGGCAACCAGCAGCCGCCCAGCGCCCATTATTGGCAGCTTTGGTTTCTTGCTGCCCCACAAAGGCGTCAATACGTTAATCGAAGCCTTTGCCGCCTTGCGCAAACAGCAGGCACTGCCGGAAGATGCCAAGCTTCGGCTGGTAACGTCCGTGCGCGACGAACCAAGCTCCCAAGAAGAGCTAGCTCGCTGCCAGCGCACCGCCAAACGGCTAGGCGTTGATAGCCACATCGAGTGGCTAACCGAGTTTCTGCCGCTGGAAGACGCCCAGCGTTATCTCTCTGAATGCAACGTGGTGGTGCTGCCATACCAGTACACCCAAGAGTCCAGCAGCGCTGCAGTACGTACCGCCGTAGCAGCGTGCCCCCATATTTTGACCACCCCAGCACCGATTTTTGATGAAGTAAAAGAAGTCGTGTGGCAAACCCAAGGGTTTGATAGCCCACACATTGCGGCTGGCATAACCCACGTGCTTAACGCGACCCCAGCGCAGCGTGAACGCTACTACCAAGCAAGAGAGCAGTGGCTGCATCAGCGTAGCTGGCCTACGCTCGCCACCCGCTATCACGGCCTGTTAAGCGCTGCATTAGTTGACCACGTGCTTCACAAGGCTGACACAATTCAGGTTGACACCTAA
- the gmd gene encoding GDP-mannose 4,6-dehydratase has protein sequence MNAIVTGITGQDGAYLAELLLEKGYTVYGTYRRTSSVNFWRIEELGIENHPNLHLVEYDLTDLSSSIRLVQQCKPTEIYNLAAQSFVGVSFDQPLTTAEITGLGAVNLLEAIRIVDTSIRFYQASTSEMFGKVQQVPQTEATPFYPRSPYGVAKLYAHWMTINYRESYNIFATSGILFNHESPLRGREFVTRKITDGVARIKLGKQSHLALGNLDAKRDWGYAKEYVEGMWRMLQADTPDTYVLATNRTETVRDFVTLAFKAADIELRWEGSEENEIALDAATGNTVVVIDPKFYRPAEVELLIGSPAKATAELGWKPTTTLEALCKMMVAADLERVKNGTGG, from the coding sequence ATGAACGCGATCGTGACAGGAATTACAGGCCAGGACGGCGCATACCTCGCAGAACTGCTGCTAGAAAAAGGCTACACCGTTTACGGTACCTATCGTCGCACCAGCTCGGTCAATTTTTGGCGTATTGAAGAACTCGGGATTGAAAACCACCCCAACCTACACTTAGTCGAATACGACCTCACCGATCTTTCCTCCAGCATTCGTTTGGTGCAGCAGTGCAAGCCAACTGAAATCTATAACCTTGCCGCCCAAAGCTTTGTGGGCGTCTCGTTTGATCAGCCGCTCACCACCGCTGAAATTACCGGCCTGGGCGCAGTAAATCTGCTTGAAGCCATTCGTATCGTGGACACCTCTATCCGCTTCTACCAAGCCTCCACCTCAGAAATGTTTGGTAAAGTGCAGCAAGTGCCGCAAACCGAAGCCACGCCGTTCTACCCCCGTAGCCCCTACGGCGTTGCCAAGCTCTACGCCCACTGGATGACCATTAACTACCGCGAGTCCTACAATATTTTCGCTACCAGCGGCATTCTGTTTAACCATGAATCGCCCCTGCGGGGCCGTGAATTCGTCACCCGTAAAATCACCGACGGTGTAGCGCGCATCAAGCTGGGCAAGCAGAGTCATCTAGCCCTGGGCAACCTCGATGCCAAACGCGATTGGGGCTACGCCAAAGAGTACGTAGAAGGCATGTGGCGCATGCTGCAAGCCGACACCCCCGATACCTATGTACTGGCCACCAACCGCACCGAAACCGTACGCGATTTCGTCACGCTTGCTTTCAAAGCCGCTGATATCGAACTGCGCTGGGAAGGAAGCGAAGAAAACGAAATTGCCCTTGATGCGGCCACCGGCAACACCGTGGTAGTGATTGACCCTAAATTTTACCGCCCGGCAGAAGTAGAGCTACTGATTGGCAGCCCCGCCAAGGCCACCGCCGAACTCGGTTGGAAACCCACGACCACCTTAGAAGCGCTATGCAAAATGATGGTAGCCGCCGACCTAGAGCGCGTAAAAAACGGCACCGGCGGTTAA
- a CDS encoding GDP-mannose 4,6-dehydratase: protein MPTCLVTGGSGFTGRYLIAHLKHQGHRVVALASQPCGADETHPIDLNDSKALSNLIAQVAPQQVYHLAALSFVGHPTPLDFYRVNVLGTETLLKALSTLPKAPRVLLASSANVYGANAQASINEHVPPAPVNHYAASKLAMEHIARTFADRLPLLIARPFNYTGPGQAAHFLIPKLVAHFRQRAPYIELGNLDVKRDFSDVRDITAAYVNVLQQWPQNASSGDVFNLGSGQATALKEILHRLEALTNHTLEVRVNPDFVRANEIPELKADTQRLKQWCPSAKQRPLAETLRDMLANGAPETS from the coding sequence ATGCCAACGTGCCTGGTAACGGGCGGCAGCGGCTTTACCGGCCGCTACCTCATTGCCCACTTAAAACACCAAGGCCACCGCGTGGTGGCCCTGGCTAGTCAACCGTGCGGTGCCGATGAAACCCACCCCATTGACCTCAATGACAGCAAAGCGCTAAGCAACCTTATAGCGCAAGTCGCGCCCCAGCAGGTTTACCACCTGGCCGCACTCTCATTTGTAGGGCACCCCACGCCGCTCGATTTTTACCGCGTCAACGTGCTTGGCACCGAAACGCTGCTGAAGGCGTTAAGCACGCTGCCGAAGGCGCCCCGGGTGTTATTGGCCAGTAGCGCCAATGTTTACGGAGCAAATGCCCAGGCCAGCATTAACGAACACGTGCCCCCAGCGCCGGTAAACCACTACGCCGCATCAAAGCTAGCGATGGAACACATCGCGCGTACCTTTGCTGATCGCCTGCCGCTGCTCATTGCTCGGCCCTTTAACTACACCGGCCCAGGGCAGGCCGCACACTTTTTAATCCCAAAATTGGTGGCTCACTTTCGCCAACGCGCCCCCTATATCGAGCTAGGCAACCTTGACGTAAAGCGTGACTTTAGCGATGTGCGCGATATAACCGCCGCTTACGTCAATGTGCTACAGCAGTGGCCGCAAAACGCCAGCAGTGGTGATGTATTCAACTTGGGAAGTGGGCAAGCAACAGCGTTAAAGGAAATTCTGCACAGGCTGGAAGCGCTAACCAACCACACGCTTGAAGTGCGCGTAAACCCCGATTTTGTAAGAGCCAATGAAATACCAGAGCTAAAAGCCGATACCCAGCGCCTGAAACAATGGTGCCCAAGCGCTAAACAACGGCCGTTAGCAGAAACGCTGCGTGATATGTTGGCAAACGGCGCGCCTGAAACAAGCTAA
- a CDS encoding acyltransferase family protein, with translation MGVLRFALALLVLLSHMHIYVAGLNLGVSAVVVFYLLAGHVVCRLWERLAFQRVSDKLRWFYRDRVWRIAPLYGYALLISLLAWALGAESYFISEGLSMLALVQNVLIVPLNYYMVSGIDRFTLLPPAWSLAVELQFYLLVPLLLVRWQFAALAAALSIGVFVLAQLPLLNTDIFGYRLLPGVLFIFVVGGVWQSRDLAASLTQVKSLLLFSLWAVITAYTGWLFMHVEWRAPYNLEVALGFAVGFPLLVLFSRLRVAPWLHIVQRLLGALSYGVFLLHFPAMWLLALFRPGLEHSVVAVVALTTCLAIIGHFCVERPLWQRYRQMLT, from the coding sequence ATGGGTGTTTTGCGTTTTGCGTTAGCGCTGCTGGTCTTGCTCAGCCATATGCATATTTATGTGGCTGGGCTTAACCTGGGGGTGAGTGCCGTGGTGGTGTTTTATCTGTTAGCCGGGCACGTGGTGTGCCGGCTTTGGGAACGTCTTGCGTTTCAGCGCGTTAGCGATAAGCTGCGCTGGTTTTATCGTGACCGGGTATGGCGCATTGCTCCCCTTTATGGTTATGCCTTGCTGATTAGCCTGTTGGCCTGGGCATTGGGGGCTGAGAGCTATTTTATCTCGGAGGGTCTTTCAATGTTGGCCCTGGTACAGAATGTGCTGATTGTGCCGCTGAATTATTACATGGTAAGTGGCATCGACCGCTTTACCCTGCTGCCCCCCGCGTGGTCGCTGGCGGTGGAGCTGCAGTTTTATCTGCTGGTGCCACTGCTTCTTGTGCGCTGGCAGTTTGCTGCGTTAGCGGCGGCACTTAGCATCGGCGTGTTTGTATTGGCACAACTCCCGCTGCTGAACACGGATATTTTTGGCTACCGGCTACTGCCCGGCGTGCTGTTCATTTTTGTGGTGGGGGGTGTTTGGCAAAGCCGCGATTTGGCGGCTTCTTTGACCCAGGTCAAATCTTTACTGCTTTTCAGCCTGTGGGCGGTAATAACGGCCTACACAGGCTGGCTGTTTATGCACGTTGAGTGGCGGGCGCCTTACAATTTAGAGGTAGCGCTTGGCTTTGCGGTTGGGTTTCCACTGCTTGTATTGTTCTCTCGCCTTCGGGTTGCACCTTGGCTGCACATTGTACAACGCCTGTTGGGCGCGCTCAGCTACGGGGTTTTTCTGCTCCACTTCCCTGCTATGTGGCTGCTGGCTCTGTTTCGCCCAGGGCTGGAACACAGCGTCGTGGCGGTGGTGGCGCTCACCACATGCCTAGCTATCATTGGGCATTTTTGCGTTGAGCGCCCGTTGTGGCAACGTTACCGACAAATGCTGACGTAG